The DNA segment gtttatttacttgatagaaatataaaaaaaataaaataataataataatgaataTTGAAGATGAGCGCAAACCCTAAgaacatagttgtcaatagcgactatagcgaccgctatagcgcgctatgtagcgaAGCGACCAAGTGTCGCTATTTGGGCCATATCGACCAATAGCGTGAATAGCgacagttagttttttttttatgtagatagcaattaaatatagctataaaatagctggatttataggtttttgttaaatatacatgtcaaatagcatatataccaaggtattttggtataatatacatataaaaattttcaaaattctttttctagtgtatcgctatatATAGAATAAcggtcgctattcgctatgtagcatataggtcccttgtcgctattcgctTTAACAACTATGCCTAAGAATGCTTTGAAGAAGAATGATTACGGTGGTAAGCGTTTGAGCCTCTCTAACAGAGGTCCCATAACTTCCATTGGTTTCTGCCTTGACCAACTTGAAGGTCACATGCCCAACGTAAGTTTCGTTTTACTTGATCCCATTAATTAGCTAGCAAGGTATTGGTGGGTCCCATAGTTTATCAAAAGCGGTCGATTTTGGCGCCTAAGCGATATTTCTGGGCGAAGCGAGTTGAATGTGCTCCTACTTCCTACTAGGTGTTTTGAGCGCAATGAtaattaatctttttttttttaatttgtaaattCCTCATTATCTGCAGTATTTATAGGACTACTGGCAACTGATTATATCACTAAATGTTGAATTCGGTATGCTGAATTAATCATTACTACTCACAGAAACTGCATATCCTAAATATATGGCTAGCTACTTTTATCCTATTTTTTTGCACGGCTAAAAAACTTTCATTAGAATCCGGCAAACAAATACAACAGATGCTAGCAAGTTACTCTTATCCGAAATACATTAACAGCAGTTTTTTGTTCTCTGATTTAGTTCTGTATTTTCcagtatttatttttaattagttaattCTGATTAGTTCTCTAAGTTCTAGTTTTTGTTCTCTGATTTAATTCTGAATTCTGTTGTCACATTATTGTTTTGGTTTTGAGTACTTTATTCCCTTAAtgaactttttaatttttttatttaagtgCGCTTTTTTTTCTCGggcccacgctttttttgcgcctatcGCCTAGGCCCTAATCGGAGCTAATGCGCCTAGAGTGCGCttcgcgcctttaataactatggtggGTCCCATAAGTTTTCTAATAACAGTTACCAAAGAAGATGAATATACTTTAAATACTCCTATTTAGATCAAGGTGGGCTCAGGATTGGCAATATTCGTGCTACCAACTTGGCTCTATTGTCGAAGTGGCAAAATCTAGGCATCAAGCTTACCATCAACACTAATTTCCTCAATAGTCCTGGCCTCCTGGGAAAGTATCCTAGCGAGGAACTTGGAAAGAAATTCAATAGCCGTGGACTAAACTAAgagaagagtaaattacaaaaatcgtcctttatgttgacaatagattgcaaactatgtcctttaccttcaataattacagaaaacgtactctaGGTTTACAAACCCTTGCATGCTATGCCCTTTGgccctaactcagttaactttcatggttaaatctgaccaagtAAACCCTAcaagagggtattttggtcattctATCCTAAATActgaaatattaaaaataaacactcactctctctctctctacaaactctctctctctctctctctctctctacaatctaGTGCAGCACCTCCACCATCGCAACACCACGGCCATCGCATCACCACCGCCATCGCAACACGCCAACACCTCGCCATCACACCACCACCTAACCTACACACCACCATTTTCATGGTTATATCTCCACTGCCACCACTAACCagccaccaccacccccacaacTATCACCAGCCACCACCGCCCCCACCACCATTTTTTTATCCTGGTTAAACCGTCTTATTGGTGTAGATCTTAGTCGGTTAATTAAAGGAGTTGTGGGTTGCGGTTCTGCTGTGAGCTTTAGAGGAATCGAGTATATTTTCAGTAAAAAGCATTAAGAGGAGGATCCAACATTTTGACCAAATTCAACTTCAATTTGAGCATTTTACTTTTTTATGAAATAATTTGGGCTTTTTACTTGCACAGCTTTTAGGAACTTTTGCCCCATGTGCTTAGGCTAGAAGCAGAGAAGTTTGATGATGCGTTTTGTCCACTATCTACAGCTTTTCAATTTGTTTCACCCCATTCAATATTTGTAcaacctttcaatttcttagTCGATGATGGCTGTGTAGGTGGTGGGGCGGTGGAAATTTAACCATGAAAATAGTGGTGGTGGGGTAtaaattttatatgttttttaataaatttttttttatatagataATTGGTAAAAAGTCTAATTTGCCCTCAAATGGGTGTCCAATGGTCATATTAAACCAtgaaaattaactgagttagggccaAAGGGCATAGCGTGCAAGGATTTGTAAACATAGAGTACGTTTTCTGCAATTATTGAAGGTAAAGGGCATAATTTGCAATCtggtgtcaacataaaggacgatttttgtaatttactcctaAACtgtagttgttgactttctgtaACGAAAGCACAAAGCAGGGCAATGGAGAAGAGACACATTTCTGGTTAAACAAATGAACAGCAGATCGGAGTTTCCTAAAATCTTTGATTTAGAGACTTAAAAAGCATGTTAGGTTCGTCTAGGAATCGGATGAAAGAGGGACCCAAATAGTGATATGGAAAACATGGAGCTTCAGCAGCGTCAAAACTTAGCAACTTACTATGCAATTGAAACTCGAGGGACAAATTGTATCGGGTGGAAGATGAGTCAGGCACGTCCTCAGGAAAAGTTAGTGCCAATTTACACCAAATGTGAGGGCTTCAAGGGGGAAAAGTGGCGCCATGTAAGCAACCATCGGTCACCTGTATCCTAACTCACAATCAAGGCGAATATCTTTCCACGCCTCAGCATATAGCCTTAGATTGGAATGACCAGTGTATGTTCAATCATGGTTAGATTTGAGCCTACTTTTATATAACATTCAAGGTGAATATCTTTCCAAAGGATATGATATTTGCAAAGGCTAAATCATAATAAAAACACATATAAGAAAAGCAGCAACATACCTCAATAAAATAACCAGTACCAACATCAACCAGAACTTTTTGGGCATCATCTAGGGTTCCAGGAACATAAAGAGAAGCCGTCAACGGGACCAGCATTTTCTTCCctgtttcaaaatcaaataaagtgCAAATTGAGAGAATCAATCGACACAAGTGAATGATGATTGATGTATGTATATACCTGGAGGTCGGAGAGATAGATCATTAAGAGCTGTAGAAGCGAGATCGAGACGAGTAGTGGCGGTACGGATGTTGTTGAGGCTGTCTTGAAGAAGATTGACTTCTTGATCGCTTTGTTCTTTGATTGCTTTTAGCTGCTCCACGCTCATCTTCTCCAGTTCTGCTATCATCATCCCCCTTGTCGCCATTGTTTCCCTGGCTTTACTCACTCACAAACCCTAGCTAGCAAACCCACCAAGTTTTTTAGTTACCAAATCACTTTTACTTTGTCGGATTAGTGGCACAATGGAAAACCTTAAATGAAATGAAGACCACGGGTACACACATACTATGCAAAAATCAATTTCCAAGGTTGTTACACATACCTACCTCATAGAAAGTGTTTACGTGCAAACCCTATACTGGTCGGATCGTAAAAGCCTATACGATCCGTAAGTATGATGTTAGCTTTTTGTCACTTAACAGTGACAGAAAATGATGGATGTGAATATTGAGTCCGCCCTATATGGATTGTATAGGGATATATGACTCGTATTGATCTGTAAAAGATGAAATGGACTTTCTACCTTTAGAAACGACGAAGGAGACGAAGTTCTCGTTGTTTCCTTttctattctttctttctttccttAATCGGTTCCACCATGTCTTGGTTCAACCTCAATTACGTTTTTGGCGAGTCGTCCGGCAACAACACGAGCACGTTTATTTCGGCAAGCAGTGTGGTATAGTATTTTATTAACTTGTTTTTGTTGGTTTGTTTATGAAATACTTACCACACCGCTGTTTTAGGAAGGGTTTGTTATCCCAATTTCTTACAATGGGTGAGTAAATGATGATCATGCGGAGGAGGTTGTGTCCTGCTTTCGTTCCCATCACAAGGAATCGTTGTTGCCAGACCTGAACGAGGCAAGCATTTATTTACTTATTGTATTAGACGGTAAATTTACCTTTATCTTTTACCTGTTAGTTTTTTTTCAGTTTGTTCGCGAACCGTTGTCGCCAGACCTGAACGAGGTAAATATTTGTTTACTTATTTTTAATTAGGCGTTAGATGTACCGTCATCTTTTAACCGTTGGTTTTTTCAGGTTGTTGTGCCTAGCGATGATTACGGTTACACGTGTCAGGGTTATGAAGAAGGTTATGGTGCCTCATACGGACAAGAAAACTATAACAATAACTTTTTCGTTAGTGATGCCTCGTACATACAACAAGACGTTGGTGAGCATTCTTACGCCCAAGAGTCATTAGGTGATGAGCAACCCGCTTACCCGGAAGTTTCGTACAAAACAAATCAGGAATGAATGatatatattttgttaaaatgtattataaatgttatatatttttgttaaaaattTATTGTAAATGTAATATGTATTTTTCGTTAATAATGTTTAGGATTTTTTATCCCGCAAAGAGTTAGAACTT comes from the Helianthus annuus cultivar XRQ/B chromosome 4, HanXRQr2.0-SUNRISE, whole genome shotgun sequence genome and includes:
- the LOC110936835 gene encoding probable prefoldin subunit 5, translated to MATRGMMIAELEKMSVEQLKAIKEQSDQEVNLLQDSLNNIRTATTRLDLASTALNDLSLRPPGKKMLVPLTASLYVPGTLDDAQKVLVDVGTGYFIEKTMEEGKDYCERKINLLKSNYDQLLEVTSKKKSIADEAALVLQGKLKQLASPS